One genomic window of Pocillopora verrucosa isolate sample1 chromosome 8, ASM3666991v2, whole genome shotgun sequence includes the following:
- the LOC131778174 gene encoding uncharacterized protein isoform X2 — protein sequence MRKESWTVSTVQATRGKQHFFNYKVKVFDTDLAHMVILRDEGIVSDLDRARSDYPIVESVQGNVPMKNPRRACRLHLRCQCLAERNFPPNALTPQDSIILNIVRLENLANRIHIEHQQMR from the exons ATGCGAAAGGAAAGTTGGACGGTCTCAACTGTTCAGGCCACCAGGGGAAAGCAGCATTTCTTTAACTATAAGGTCAAG GTCTTCGACACAGATCTGGCCCACATGGTCATTTTAAG GGACGAAGGAATAGTTTCGGACTTAGATCGTGCCCGTAGCGATTATCCTATAGTTGAAAGTGTTCAG GGGAACGTTCCTATGAAGAACCCTAGGAGAGCTTGCAGACTGCACCTGAG GTGCCAGTGTCTTGCTGAAAGAAATTTCCCACCG AATGCGTTAACACCTCAAGATTCAAT TATCCTCAATATAGTGCGGTTGGAGAACTTAGCCAATAGGATTCATATAGAGCACCAGCAG ATGCGGTAG
- the LOC131778174 gene encoding uncharacterized protein isoform X1, with protein sequence MRKESWTVSTVQATRGKQHFFNYKVKADMGDQGIGRIVFDTDLAHMVILRDEGIVSDLDRARSDYPIVESVQGNVPMKNPRRACRLHLRCQCLAERNFPPNALTPQDSIILNIVRLENLANRIHIEHQQMR encoded by the exons ATGCGAAAGGAAAGTTGGACGGTCTCAACTGTTCAGGCCACCAGGGGAAAGCAGCATTTCTTTAACTATAAGGTCAAG GCTGATATGGGTGATCAAGGAATAGGACGAATC GTCTTCGACACAGATCTGGCCCACATGGTCATTTTAAG GGACGAAGGAATAGTTTCGGACTTAGATCGTGCCCGTAGCGATTATCCTATAGTTGAAAGTGTTCAG GGGAACGTTCCTATGAAGAACCCTAGGAGAGCTTGCAGACTGCACCTGAG GTGCCAGTGTCTTGCTGAAAGAAATTTCCCACCG AATGCGTTAACACCTCAAGATTCAAT TATCCTCAATATAGTGCGGTTGGAGAACTTAGCCAATAGGATTCATATAGAGCACCAGCAG ATGCGGTAG
- the LOC131778174 gene encoding uncharacterized protein isoform X3, which yields MGDQGIGRIVFDTDLAHMVILRDEGIVSDLDRARSDYPIVESVQGNVPMKNPRRACRLHLRCQCLAERNFPPNALTPQDSIILNIVRLENLANRIHIEHQQMR from the exons ATGGGTGATCAAGGAATAGGACGAATC GTCTTCGACACAGATCTGGCCCACATGGTCATTTTAAG GGACGAAGGAATAGTTTCGGACTTAGATCGTGCCCGTAGCGATTATCCTATAGTTGAAAGTGTTCAG GGGAACGTTCCTATGAAGAACCCTAGGAGAGCTTGCAGACTGCACCTGAG GTGCCAGTGTCTTGCTGAAAGAAATTTCCCACCG AATGCGTTAACACCTCAAGATTCAAT TATCCTCAATATAGTGCGGTTGGAGAACTTAGCCAATAGGATTCATATAGAGCACCAGCAG ATGCGGTAG
- the LOC136282949 gene encoding uncharacterized protein: MAAKHEKGEDTSSSDEEEVGKEIPQLDADSIEDQQGVRLLNSNNNTSSCLENSNQDDNCPPQGWTTSGRKIQQCTDDIPIGTEDDDPCTIDLYEEEDCRAAQENNDVDQLTEDINICISLLIIFLYLTAL; encoded by the exons atGGCAGCGAAACACGAGAAG GGTGAAGATACAAGCTCTTCTGACGAAGAAGAAGTAGGCAAAGA AATACCTCAGCTTGACGCAGATTCCATCGAAGATCAACAAGGAGTGCGCTTGCTAAACAGTAATAACAACACTTCAAGTTGCTTGGAAAATTCCAATCAA gaCGACAATTGCCCTCCCCAAGGATGGACTACATCCGGAAGGAAGATTCAACAATGTACAGATGACATTCCTATAGG gACTGAAGATGACGATCCTTGCACGATTGATCTTTACGAAGAAGAAGATTGCCGTGCAGCGCAG gAGAACAACGATGTGGATCAACTGACCGAAGATATCAACATTTGCATATCTCtgctgattatttttttatatttaacaGCCCTCTAA